Within the Bradyrhizobium cosmicum genome, the region GTGTCTAGCTGCTGATCTAAGTTCAAACACAATTGGACGTCCGATCACGAATACCCAAATCTATATTCTCGATCAATTGATGCAGCCGGTACCAGTAGGAGCCACGGGCGAGATCTACATCGCCGATGCCGGCATCGGGCGGGGCTATTTCCGGCAACCGGCGCTCAATGAAGAGCGGTTCGTTTCGTCAATCGTTGCCCCGGACGATCCGGATATCCGGCTCTATAAGACCGGCGACTCTGGACGGTGGCAACCAGACGGCTCGGTGGAACTGATGGGCCGCCGCAACGGCCAAATTGAGCTTCACGGCATCTGGATGAACCTGAATGAAGTCGAGAGATGCCTAAAGCAAGTCAAGCGGGTGAAAGACGCAGCAGTCGTTTTGCGCGAGAACACTGTGTGTATGCGCGAGCTGCTAGCTTATTTCACCGAGACCGATGCAGACCCGGCCGCGCTCGGCCATCCAGACCCGCTCACGATCTCAGCTATGCAGCGGGCGTCGTCCCACAGCCTTCCCGTTCACTGGAGGCCGACCCGATATTTACCCGTCGCAGCGCTGCCTTTAACCGCCGACGGAAAGGTGGACCGACCCTCGCTCGCCGCACGACATCCACCCCAAGAAGATGCTGTCGCCGATTTCGCGCCCCAGGGAAGTACAGAAATTGCCCTCCATGCGATCTGGCAAGAGGTGCTTCGGATCGAGCATTTTGGACGGTACGACAATTTCTTCGAGTTGGGCGGCCACTCCCTACTGGCAACCCAAGTCGCCTCGCGCCTATCCCGAATTTTCAATCTTGAAATTCCGCTTCACATGATCTTCGAAGCTCAGACCTTGAACGATCTGGCGCGACAAATCGAGCAAGCCATAGGAGCGACCAAACAGTCCGTTGTGCAGTCCCGCGGTGTTGGTCATCGATCGCCGGATTCCGATTCGGATGGAAGCGATAAATCGCTTACGCGTATCGTCGCTCCAATAGCTCCATCAGTGGAAGTGCCTTCGACACTCTCTTATTCACAGCAACGAATGTGGCTCATACAGTCACTCGATCCGAAAAATACAGCCTACAATCTGAGTGGTGCTGTACGTTTATTCGGCGATCTGGATGGAGAGGCTCTTTCTCGCGCCCTGGATGAGATGCGCCGGCGGCATGAAAATTTGCGGACTACGTTTCAAGAGGTGAACGGCGAAGTACGGCAACAGATCAACGCTTGGCAGCCTCAAGAACTCAGCGCGACCGATCTGCGCTTTCTCGGGAACTCGGCACTGGCCGAGGCAATGCGGATGGCTCAAGCAGCCGCGCAAACTCCAATTGATCTATCCCGCGGCCCGGTCTTTCAGACGTCACTGTTCCAGATCGCAGACAAAGAACATCTGCTTCAGCTGACCCTGCACCATATTTCGGGCGACCAATGGTCGGTCGGAATCGTTGCACGAGAATTGGCCGCCGCATACAATGCGTTACGGATCGGACAAAGCGTGGCGCTTGAACCACTCAAGCTTCGCTATCACGATTATGTAGCGTGGCAGCGACAGCAGCAAAGCCACCATGAGACGCAGTTGGCGTATTGGCGCGAGCAACTGCAAGGGCTGCCCGCACTTGAGCTTCCGACCGATTTCGTTCGACCGCAAGTACGTGGATTGAATGGCGCGAGCTATCTGACATCGATAGACCCGTCGGTACTGTCGAAGCTGGATCGACTGAGTAAGCGTGAGGGATGCACCCTTTTCATGACGACCTTGGCGGCGTTCGCTCTTCAGTTGTATCGCTTGACCGGGCAAGACGATTTCGCGATCGGAGTGCCGATCGCGAATCGTACCCACAGCGATTTGGAGAACCTCGTAGGGACATTCGTCAATACTCTTGCCCTACGCATTGATCTCTCGGACAGGCCCAGCTTTCTAGCGCTCCTAAAGCGGGTCCGCACTGTTGCACTCGATGCTTACGCCCGGCAGGACGTTTCCTTCGACAGATTGGTGCAGGACATTTCGGCCGCACGGGAAAACAACAGAGCACCTCTCGTGCAGGTGATGTTCAATATGCTGAACGCCCCGTTTCACGGCGTTTCATTTGACGGGTTGAAGTGGGAGCCGGCCGTCATCGACCGCGGGGGCGCTCAATTCGAACTGAGCCTGTCTATGGATGCTCAAGTGTCGCACAGCATCACGTTCGAGTACAATACGGATCTGTTCGAGCAGCGCACGATCGAGCGTTTTGCGGCCCAGTACCTTCGCATTCTCGAACAGCTCGCGGACGACCCTACCTCCAATGTCGCATCGGTTCCGATTTTACCTGAGGTGGAGCGCACTCAGCTTCTACGCTACGCGGGTACTTGTATTACGCCGTGCGCAAGCAGGCCGCGATTCATAACGATGTTCGAAGAGCAGGTCGTCCGGTCCCCCGACGCACCCGCGATATCCTTCTGCGGGCAAACGATCACCTACGCTGCTCTCAACGCGCGCGCCGGCGTCGTCGCAAATAATCTGCGTAGTCTCGGTATCCAACCAGGCGCCGGAATAGCGCTTTGTATGGCCCGATCGATCGACATGGTCGTGCTCCTGCTCGGGATACAAAAGGCGGAAGCATACTATGTCCCCCTTGATCCGTCATTCCCCGCAAACCGACTGTCGTATATGCTGACCGATAGCAAGGTTCGCGCCTTGATTACGGACGCGGATTCCAACGACCATATTGTTGCGCCTGACGACATACTTCACTTCGATAGCAGCTCCCTCACGATCGTCACCGGAGCCGCAAGCGACCGCGGATGCCCGATCGACTCGTCGAAGGAAAGAACCGCCTACATTATTTATACGTCGGGATCGACGGGGCGACCGAAGGGCGTCGTCGTCGGCCATCATTCACTATCGAATTTCCTCTCTTCGATGTCACGACGCCCGGGCTTGCATCCCACCGACGTGATGGCTGCCGTCACGACCATTTCGTTCGATATCGCCGGGCTCGAACTTTATTTGCCCCTGAGTATCGGCGCATGTATCGAGCTGGCTTCCAAGACCACGGCGTCCGATGCGACCGCGCTATCCCAATTGCTTGCGGACAGTGGTGCTACCGTTATGCAGGCGACGCCGGCAACTTGGCGCATGCTCATTGACGGCGGCTGGAAAGGTGACGGAAAGCTGCGTGCCTTGTGCGGCGGTGAACCGCTCTCTCGCGATCTCGCGGACGCGCTACTCGCCCGAGTGGGCGAATTGTGGAACTTGTATGGGCCGACCGAGACGACGATCTGGTCGACTGTTGCGCGAATTGAGCCGGGCGACGGGCCCATTTCGATAGGCGGCCCGATCGAGAACACTCGCATTTACATTGCGGATCGAGAAGGTGAACTATGTCCGATAGGAATTCCCGGCGAAATTCTGATCGCCGGCGACGGTGTCGCAATTGGATATCAGGACCTCCCGGAAGCCACTGCAGAGCGGTTTTTGCAGGATCCATTCAACGGACGCGAGGGAGAACGACTTTACAAGACCGGTGACCTGGGCAAATGGAGTTCAAACGGCGAGCTTTTTCACCTTGGCCGCATTGATAGTCAGGTCAAAGTGCGGGGCTTTCGGATCGAAATCGGCGAGATCGAGTCGGTGTTGCGACAGCATCCTGCTGTAGCTGACACGGTCGTCGTCGCACGGGAACTGAGTTCGTCAGATTGCCGGCTGGTCGCCTATGTCGTTTACAGGGACGAAGATGTAATCGTCAGTGAGTTGCGAAACTACCTCCGGAATCACCTTCCGGACTACATGATCCCGGCCGTTGTGGTGCCGATAGACAACATCCCTATGACGCCGAACAGAAAGGTCGATCGCAAGGCCTTGCCGGATCCTTTCATGGCCCAAGTACGGATGGATCCGGAGCGAATCGATCCGGCCTCAGCCATCGAGAAACTGGTCGCCGACGTCTGGCGTGAGTTGCTCCATGTGAGGGAAATCGGTGCAGACGACAATTTCTTTGAATTGGGTGGACACTCTCTGCTGGCGGTAAGAATGGTCAGCATCATCAAACAGCGCACTGGGCGCACATTAGATCCACGAACCCTCTACTTCAAGACTCTGCGGCAATTCGCCGAATACGCCAATCGTGAAAACGAGTAACTCTTGCGATGTTGCCGTTCTTCTTCGGATCAAAGAAACGCTCCCTGTTCGGCTCCTTCGAACCGGCAACGCACCGCGGTGGCGCAGGCGCTGCGCTGCTGTGCGGATCATGGGGGACAGAATATACCAACGCACATCGAGCGATGCGGGTTCTTTCTAAGCGACTTTGCGCCGCGGGCTTTGACACATTGAGGTTCGACTACTTCGGCGCAGGCGATTCCGGCGGAGAGACCATTGACGCGGAACTCGACGGCTGGAAGAACGATATCGGCACGGCGTTAAGGGAATTGACGGAAATGAGTGGAACGTCGCGTATCGCCATCATCGGCATGCGGCTCGGCGCCACACTCGTCGTGGAAGCGGCACCGCAGTTGCCCGCCAGGGTCGACAGCGTCGTCCTGTGGGATCCAATTTTGTGCGGAACCGACTACCTCAAGTCACTCCAAACTCCGCAAGGCGATCGCCGCGAAACCACGCCCGTTTCTCCAATGTGTGGACCGCCGGAGGTTGCTGCATCCCAACTGGGAGGCCTTCTTGTTTCATCATCTTTTATCGATGGCTTGAGGTCCATTGATCTGTCCTCGCGTGAAGTGCGGCTCCCCTCGAATGTCTTGACGATTTTCAGCAACAATCAGCATCGAGAGTGCAACATCGGCAGCGCCTCGAAGGACAGCGAAGTTGCGATCCTCGAAGCCCCCTCACCCTGGAGGGATTCTGCAGACCAAGAAGAGGGTTTGCCAGTCGAGGTATTTGAACGGATCCTGAAGTGGCTTCGGTAACACACATTGTCGAGAAGATCGCCCAATTCGGTCGCGAGAAGGGGCTGGTTGGAATCGTTGCGGATCCAGCTGTGCCGTCCAACGAAAACAGACTGGCCGTCGTCATCCTGAACACTGGAACAATTCACCGCGTCGGCCATCACCGCATGTACGTCGGAATGTCCCGGAAGCTTGCTCGAACCGGCATCACGGTCCTGCGGTTCGACTTCTCCGGTCTTGGCGACAGCTCGCCCCATTTGTCGGATCAGCCGCTTCTTCAGTCCAATTTGACGGACATCGAGGCCGCTCTGGAATGGCTGCAGACAACGCGCGGGATTTCGCGGGTCGTGCTGATCGGCCTTTGTTCCGGGGCCGATCACGCAATCCTGTACGGGTTTTCCGATCCTCGCGTCGTCGGGCTGGTATTGATTGATCCTTACATCCCGCCAACCGCCCGCTACTTCTTCGACTATCTCTCACACCGTTTGCGGGACGTCAGGAACTGGAGGAATTTTCGCCTACACAAGAGCAAGCTTCTGAGGCGCCTGTTCGAACATATTTCGCGGACCCTGCATCTGGACGGGGGCCCATTGCACCTAGAATATCATGGATTAGACCCTCGCGCTTCACTCGAGAAAGCCTATGAGGCCACTGCCCAGGCAGGGGTGAAATTTCTTGTGATTTGCACGGGGCAGCATCATGCGCCTCGGCAAACCTACCGCGAACAGTTCATCAACGCCTTCTCCAAGGTTTCGTTCGGCGATTCCTTGCAATTGGAGTTTTTTCAGAACGCTGATCACACTTTCAGCTCCATCAGGTCGAGGAGCGAACTCGACGAACTGGTGGCAAGCTGGTGCAAAAACACGCCATTCGAACGCTCGACGCCGCTGACGCCACCTATTGCAGACGTTACAGCGCTTTGGTCAGCATGACAGATATTGCCTCGCGCGCATCGTCAGCGCGGACGAACCTCAGCTCAGTTCATTCCTCGTTCATTCAACGAGCGAGCAGAACGACAGATCCAATCACCCCATCGGCCGCGCCGCCTGCTCGAGATGATGCGCGCCCGATTGGCGCGAATTTCGTCTCACGACGGCGTTGATCTTGGTCCTCAGTTCTCCACGAGAGCGGGCCTTGGTGTGAATCCGTGCGCCCCTTTTTGCTACCGGCTGCAAGCTGGTGTGAACGCGAATGACCGAGGAGTCTATGAAGTGCAGGGATAGGGATGATTGCAACAGATGTCTCGAAAATCCGCGGCCCGCCCGATGCCAGCCTTTGGCCAGCGGTTGTAGCGATTATTGATGGTCGCTGAGGTCCGTATCGATTGGGCAGATCCTGCCAAGACGATCCCATCTCGAGACATAAAAGATCGCATTGATGATGAGTCGGTCATCCACCCGCGCCACGCACGCGCGGTTTGTTGGGCGGCAGGGGCTGTGATCAAACGCCAATCTT harbors:
- a CDS encoding alpha/beta fold hydrolase; the encoded protein is MASVTHIVEKIAQFGREKGLVGIVADPAVPSNENRLAVVILNTGTIHRVGHHRMYVGMSRKLARTGITVLRFDFSGLGDSSPHLSDQPLLQSNLTDIEAALEWLQTTRGISRVVLIGLCSGADHAILYGFSDPRVVGLVLIDPYIPPTARYFFDYLSHRLRDVRNWRNFRLHKSKLLRRLFEHISRTLHLDGGPLHLEYHGLDPRASLEKAYEATAQAGVKFLVICTGQHHAPRQTYREQFINAFSKVSFGDSLQLEFFQNADHTFSSIRSRSELDELVASWCKNTPFERSTPLTPPIADVTALWSA
- a CDS encoding non-ribosomal peptide synthetase — encoded protein: MDFDNSNFDNSKLLPLSQGQLSIWLAQMLDENDPAFNIGECVEICGAVDKERFELALREAVMEADALHLRVVDTNDGPRQYLGRDDDWAMPFVDFTPQDNPRSAAEAWMRTDMSRSFDLARGPLFRFSLLRIGTACYFWYAVNHHLVNDGAGWTLLLRRVAELYGHLTSRSDYEPQRFATQDDLIEAERAYRESQHFVRDRNYWLTVLRNRPKTASLSTISATRQGVRQLTGWIPGDVEIERLSRAYGSSAAAVMMAGIALYFCRMTGARDIVLGMQVSARLGSQSRRAVGMAANVIPLRLNVNLDEDFDALLQRTVRAMRGAFRHQLYRIEDLRRDLGILPQNDIFSVFANYMPLDEDIEFADYPIRRAPLGNWRVEDIQFVYYGGSVQTGYRIDIVGNSAKYTVEQLDQHLHKLCDLINQCTARPSTICGRANLLTSTERERILIGFAGNRDGHAGDTLVHRLFERQVKASPNAIAVCFEDISLTYSQLNVLSNKLAHRLRSEGVGPEVLVPVYLCQSIDMLVAVIAVLKAGGAYVPIDPDLASDQMASLLRAIDPSVVLTAGHLRAHLQDTRYKVISIDEADLAQFAGPDLEDEAMRLAPGNLAAVIFAPGPTGDLKGMQHEHQGIVSRLQWMQDQYRLSDNDCVLQKTSLQLSASVWEFFWPLTVGAKLVVAKPRGYLEPLYLKQLIRAHSVTTIHFFASALSSFLNCADMDSCRSIRRILCSGERLSPQVSRRCLELLPDIRLYDLYQPTDGASEASHRECLAADLSSNTIGRPITNTQIYILDQLMQPVPVGATGEIYIADAGIGRGYFRQPALNEERFVSSIVAPDDPDIRLYKTGDSGRWQPDGSVELMGRRNGQIELHGIWMNLNEVERCLKQVKRVKDAAVVLRENTVCMRELLAYFTETDADPAALGHPDPLTISAMQRASSHSLPVHWRPTRYLPVAALPLTADGKVDRPSLAARHPPQEDAVADFAPQGSTEIALHAIWQEVLRIEHFGRYDNFFELGGHSLLATQVASRLSRIFNLEIPLHMIFEAQTLNDLARQIEQAIGATKQSVVQSRGVGHRSPDSDSDGSDKSLTRIVAPIAPSVEVPSTLSYSQQRMWLIQSLDPKNTAYNLSGAVRLFGDLDGEALSRALDEMRRRHENLRTTFQEVNGEVRQQINAWQPQELSATDLRFLGNSALAEAMRMAQAAAQTPIDLSRGPVFQTSLFQIADKEHLLQLTLHHISGDQWSVGIVARELAAAYNALRIGQSVALEPLKLRYHDYVAWQRQQQSHHETQLAYWREQLQGLPALELPTDFVRPQVRGLNGASYLTSIDPSVLSKLDRLSKREGCTLFMTTLAAFALQLYRLTGQDDFAIGVPIANRTHSDLENLVGTFVNTLALRIDLSDRPSFLALLKRVRTVALDAYARQDVSFDRLVQDISAARENNRAPLVQVMFNMLNAPFHGVSFDGLKWEPAVIDRGGAQFELSLSMDAQVSHSITFEYNTDLFEQRTIERFAAQYLRILEQLADDPTSNVASVPILPEVERTQLLRYAGTCITPCASRPRFITMFEEQVVRSPDAPAISFCGQTITYAALNARAGVVANNLRSLGIQPGAGIALCMARSIDMVVLLLGIQKAEAYYVPLDPSFPANRLSYMLTDSKVRALITDADSNDHIVAPDDILHFDSSSLTIVTGAASDRGCPIDSSKERTAYIIYTSGSTGRPKGVVVGHHSLSNFLSSMSRRPGLHPTDVMAAVTTISFDIAGLELYLPLSIGACIELASKTTASDATALSQLLADSGATVMQATPATWRMLIDGGWKGDGKLRALCGGEPLSRDLADALLARVGELWNLYGPTETTIWSTVARIEPGDGPISIGGPIENTRIYIADREGELCPIGIPGEILIAGDGVAIGYQDLPEATAERFLQDPFNGREGERLYKTGDLGKWSSNGELFHLGRIDSQVKVRGFRIEIGEIESVLRQHPAVADTVVVARELSSSDCRLVAYVVYRDEDVIVSELRNYLRNHLPDYMIPAVVVPIDNIPMTPNRKVDRKALPDPFMAQVRMDPERIDPASAIEKLVADVWRELLHVREIGADDNFFELGGHSLLAVRMVSIIKQRTGRTLDPRTLYFKTLRQFAEYANRENE
- a CDS encoding serine aminopeptidase domain-containing protein, giving the protein MLPFFFGSKKRSLFGSFEPATHRGGAGAALLCGSWGTEYTNAHRAMRVLSKRLCAAGFDTLRFDYFGAGDSGGETIDAELDGWKNDIGTALRELTEMSGTSRIAIIGMRLGATLVVEAAPQLPARVDSVVLWDPILCGTDYLKSLQTPQGDRRETTPVSPMCGPPEVAASQLGGLLVSSSFIDGLRSIDLSSREVRLPSNVLTIFSNNQHRECNIGSASKDSEVAILEAPSPWRDSADQEEGLPVEVFERILKWLR